The Plasmodium berghei ANKA genome assembly, chromosome: 12 region gattttttaataataataatttcctTTACATTTGTTGatattgtattatatataaatatcattaaactttattttaataaaattttcaatagtgcatatttataataattatttttaaatgtttatTTAGTGTAGGAACTTCCTTTTAGTGACGACAGATTTTCCCGATAAATTGGACAATGACGGaaagtattattttaaagatGATCAACATTTGAAAAAGTATTGTGATAACGAAAATTGTGGGAGTGATCTCGAAAAAGTTAATGCTGgatgtttatatttgttatataCATTCTTTGGGAGTTCTGATATGTTTAAGTCTGTTGCAAAAAGTAACATCGATATTGTTGAATACATTATGATATGGTTAGTTTATATGTTAAACCTAAAGAAACAAGAAAATAAGACCAAtctacaatatttttatgacacatatataaataatgataagtATAAAAAGCCTATAACTGGTGTTATGGAATATAATAGTTATAAGGATCTTATAGAccaaaaaacatattttatgactattgatattaatgatatatttaaattttatgatgcatttatattattatgtgaAATGTATACTGGATTTGATACAAAACCCTCAAATTGCACAAAATGCT contains the following coding sequences:
- a CDS encoding BIR protein produces the protein MDAEICRNFLLVTTDFPDKLDNDGKYYFKDDQHLKKYCDNENCGSDLEKVNAGCLYLLYTFFGSSDMFKSVAKSNIDIVEYIMIWLVYMLNLKKQENKTNLQYFYDTYINNDKYKKPITGVMEYNSYKDLIDQKTYFMTIDINDIFKFYDAFILLCEMYTGFDTKPSNCTKCSDKASQFVKKYKELKENSNITENSPYYKLLSTLSTDYDNFKNYCNSKGVNCKDFPLLPEIITKVSAQISEYTSSSSSIKSKLIPFLSIFGAIAFFLGFSYKYSLFGFRKRSKKQHLREKLKK